The following proteins are encoded in a genomic region of Brachyspira pilosicoli:
- the cyaB gene encoding class IV adenylate cyclase, producing the protein MKNNEIEIKAYVRDFENTLSFLYKNAKFKKKYFKKDIYYAKNDDILNNSIKLKNCIRLRIEHGGYTFCSKDRKIVDGVEVNDEIELKVSKKKARFIINFLSSLQGYREYVRKEKKGYAFVYKNSLVEVSKIKGLGNFIEIEFLNITDSVENQVSQLKKILQEIGIDEKDIETKPYVEMLKKLNN; encoded by the coding sequence ATGAAAAATAATGAAATAGAGATAAAAGCTTATGTTAGAGATTTTGAAAATACTTTAAGTTTTCTCTATAAGAATGCTAAATTTAAAAAGAAATATTTTAAAAAAGATATATATTATGCCAAGAATGATGATATTTTAAATAATAGTATAAAATTAAAAAATTGTATTAGACTTAGAATAGAACATGGCGGCTATACGTTTTGCTCTAAAGATAGAAAAATAGTAGATGGTGTGGAAGTTAATGATGAGATAGAATTAAAAGTAAGCAAGAAAAAAGCAAGATTTATAATTAATTTTTTATCATCACTTCAAGGCTACAGAGAGTATGTTAGAAAAGAAAAAAAAGGCTATGCTTTTGTATATAAAAATTCATTAGTAGAAGTGTCAAAAATAAAAGGTTTAGGTAATTTTATAGAGATAGAGTTTTTAAATATTACAGACAGCGTAGAAAATCAGGTTTCTCAATTAAAGAAAATATTACAAGAAATAGGCATAGATGAGAAAGATATAGAAACAAAGCCTTATGTTGAAATGCTAAAAAAATTAAATAATTAG
- a CDS encoding M15 family metallopeptidase: MAGFEYLLIIVAILFLLILLTFLIKKITKHISILFAVIIIMVLSVASLVGIYFNYTTNISANMETFSMEKQKAEEKKRLIENVSMRDGVLEILSLHLAYSNRISKPIIRNGEIGFYLDEIWFNWADGKLLTDADISNADNYISFGFYSYPVNGLPVIQKATPERTLELQEYYKRRVNNKKIINNTFLNTLYDGSSPKTMMTHIKTVSILGYRTSIHDYIVEPLSNASVEIKSMAQTNVQVKNYLASLKTVSGYVWKIISKSASRSYHSYGVAIDTLPKRNNGKQIYWAWTRVNNKEWYAVPFNDRWNPPKEVVKILEKYGFIWGGKWHNYDTVHFEYRPELIIYNRIKEDEEELYRLIKEYGLY, from the coding sequence ATGGCAGGTTTTGAATATCTTTTAATCATAGTAGCTATTCTTTTTCTATTAATACTATTGACTTTTCTTATTAAAAAAATTACTAAGCATATCTCTATATTATTTGCTGTTATTATCATCATGGTTCTTTCTGTAGCTTCTCTTGTAGGAATATATTTTAATTATACAACTAACATATCAGCAAACATGGAAACTTTTTCTATGGAAAAACAAAAAGCGGAAGAGAAAAAAAGGCTTATTGAGAATGTTAGTATGAGAGATGGGGTATTAGAAATCTTGTCTTTGCATTTGGCTTACTCAAATAGAATATCTAAACCTATAATAAGAAATGGTGAAATAGGTTTTTATTTAGATGAAATTTGGTTTAACTGGGCAGACGGTAAGCTTTTAACAGATGCGGATATATCCAATGCTGATAATTACATAAGTTTTGGTTTTTATTCATATCCTGTTAATGGACTTCCTGTTATACAAAAAGCTACACCCGAGAGAACTTTAGAGCTTCAGGAATATTATAAAAGAAGAGTTAACAATAAAAAAATTATTAATAATACTTTTTTAAATACACTTTATGATGGTTCTTCTCCTAAGACAATGATGACGCATATAAAAACGGTTAGCATATTGGGATATAGAACAAGTATACATGATTATATAGTAGAGCCTCTTTCTAATGCAAGTGTAGAAATTAAGTCTATGGCTCAAACCAATGTTCAAGTAAAAAATTATTTAGCATCATTAAAAACTGTCAGCGGTTATGTATGGAAAATAATATCAAAAAGTGCAAGCAGAAGCTATCATAGCTACGGAGTTGCCATTGACACGCTTCCTAAAAGAAATAATGGCAAGCAAATATATTGGGCTTGGACGAGAGTTAATAATAAAGAGTGGTATGCTGTTCCTTTTAATGATAGATGGAATCCGCCTAAAGAGGTTGTAAAAATTCTTGAGAAATATGGATTTATTTGGGGCGGTAAATGGCATAATTATGACACTGTGCATTTCGAGTATAGACCAGAACTTATAATATACAACAGAATAAAAGAAGATGAAGAAGAGCTTTACAGACTCATAAAAGAATACGGTTTATATTAA
- a CDS encoding serine/threonine protein phosphatase → MDIFSFTNKSNNNKTNTDTILFNSEAILGRPLIINEQNNYSHFINSMEGTCISLIADGLGDTFASKLAIDVFNENFLDLVELVGEQEVINWIMHNFIKLEVNAARESADDVQKSMAGASIAGVLYHKFAGVFVFHAGDAKVFCIDKNKAAQITRDHVNGYALENCACAGGGHYITIEGSRRNKSQNYFIATNSMCEAIASNYSSLEDGVYNIMSLSTEEAINKLKAINSNDNITAFGLKNLYTI, encoded by the coding sequence ATGGATATTTTCTCTTTTACAAATAAATCTAACAATAACAAAACAAATACTGACACTATACTTTTTAATAGCGAAGCAATACTTGGAAGACCGTTAATAATAAATGAACAAAACAATTACAGTCATTTTATAAACTCTATGGAAGGCACTTGTATATCATTAATTGCTGATGGTTTGGGAGATACTTTTGCTTCAAAGCTTGCTATAGATGTTTTTAATGAGAACTTTTTGGATTTAGTAGAACTTGTTGGAGAGCAAGAAGTGATAAACTGGATAATGCATAACTTTATCAAATTAGAAGTTAATGCTGCCAGAGAATCTGCTGATGATGTTCAAAAATCCATGGCTGGTGCTTCTATTGCAGGTGTATTATATCATAAGTTTGCTGGTGTATTTGTGTTTCATGCGGGGGACGCCAAAGTGTTTTGCATAGACAAAAATAAGGCTGCTCAAATAACAAGAGACCATGTTAATGGATATGCTCTTGAAAACTGTGCTTGTGCCGGCGGCGGACACTACATTACAATAGAAGGCTCAAGAAGAAACAAAAGTCAAAACTATTTTATTGCTACTAATTCTATGTGTGAGGCTATAGCATCTAATTACAGCTCATTAGAAGATGGTGTTTACAATATAATGAGTTTATCCACAGAAGAGGCTATAAACAAATTAAAAGCCATTAACAGCAATGACAATATAACAGCATTTGGATTAAAAAATCTTTATACTATTTAA
- a CDS encoding glycoside hydrolase family 57 protein, with amino-acid sequence MSKGYLALVLHAHLPYVRHPEHEDFLEEEWLYEAITETYIPLLDAYDRMVNDGINFKITMSVTPPLMNMLANELLQNRYVNYIEKLIRLAEMEVERTSLDPNFHHTAEFYRDKFRKIRDIFVYKYNKNILNGFRYFLERGNLEIITCGATHGFFPFMQEYPKAIEAQLKMAVKTHEKHLGRKPTGIWLGECGFFPGLEKHLANNGIKYFFVDTHGIMYADRVPKYGVYAPLYCSRESRVAAFGRDIESSRSVWSAEVGYPGDPRYREFYRDIGYDLPFEYIKEFIQSNGLRKNTGIKYYRITGKDCAKEPYNPEWAMEAAGEHSGNFMFNREKQIEYLASVMDDRPPIVVSPYDAELFGHWWYEGPMFIEFLMRKIHHDQNTIETITPKEYLERHPVNQISMPSMSSWGANGYGEVWLNGTNGWIYRHLHKAAERMIELAHDYYNETGLYERALNQAARELLLAQSSDWAFIMHTGTMVDYAVNTTKLYVKRFTDLYYAIKNRDLNEEWLSKLEWRDDIFPEMDFRIYS; translated from the coding sequence ATGTCAAAAGGCTATTTAGCTTTAGTGCTTCATGCTCATCTCCCTTATGTCAGACACCCTGAGCATGAGGATTTTTTAGAGGAAGAATGGTTGTATGAGGCTATCACAGAAACATATATACCTCTTCTTGACGCTTATGATAGAATGGTTAATGATGGAATAAATTTCAAAATCACTATGAGCGTAACGCCTCCTCTTATGAATATGCTTGCAAACGAGCTTCTTCAAAATAGATACGTTAATTACATAGAAAAATTAATAAGATTGGCAGAGATGGAGGTTGAAAGAACTTCATTAGACCCTAATTTTCATCATACTGCTGAATTTTATAGAGATAAGTTCAGAAAGATAAGAGATATATTTGTTTATAAGTATAATAAGAATATATTAAATGGTTTTAGGTATTTCTTGGAAAGAGGAAATTTAGAGATAATCACTTGCGGAGCTACGCATGGATTTTTCCCATTTATGCAGGAATATCCTAAGGCAATAGAAGCACAGTTAAAAATGGCTGTAAAAACTCATGAGAAGCATTTAGGAAGAAAACCTACAGGCATATGGCTTGGAGAATGCGGATTTTTCCCAGGACTTGAAAAACATCTTGCAAACAACGGAATTAAATATTTCTTTGTTGATACGCATGGTATAATGTATGCCGACAGAGTGCCAAAATATGGAGTTTATGCTCCTTTATATTGTTCTAGAGAGAGCAGAGTTGCCGCTTTCGGACGAGATATTGAGAGTTCAAGAAGTGTTTGGAGTGCTGAAGTTGGATACCCTGGCGACCCAAGATACAGAGAGTTTTATAGAGACATTGGATATGATTTGCCTTTTGAATATATAAAAGAGTTTATACAAAGCAATGGTCTTAGAAAAAATACAGGTATAAAATATTATAGAATTACTGGTAAAGACTGTGCTAAAGAGCCTTATAATCCAGAATGGGCTATGGAAGCTGCAGGAGAGCATTCAGGTAATTTTATGTTTAACAGAGAAAAGCAAATAGAGTATTTAGCTTCAGTGATGGACGACAGACCTCCTATAGTAGTATCTCCTTATGATGCTGAATTATTCGGACACTGGTGGTATGAAGGCCCTATGTTTATAGAGTTTTTAATGAGAAAGATTCATCATGACCAAAATACTATAGAAACAATTACACCAAAAGAATATTTGGAAAGACACCCAGTAAACCAAATATCTATGCCTTCAATGTCAAGTTGGGGAGCTAATGGATACGGTGAAGTTTGGCTTAACGGCACTAATGGCTGGATTTACAGACATTTACACAAGGCTGCAGAACGTATGATAGAGCTTGCTCATGATTATTATAATGAAACAGGTCTTTATGAGAGAGCATTGAATCAGGCTGCACGTGAATTGTTATTGGCACAAAGCAGTGACTGGGCTTTCATTATGCATACAGGTACTATGGTTGATTATGCTGTTAATACTACAAAACTATATGTGAAGAGATTTACTGACCTTTATTATGCTATAAAAAATAGGGATTTAAATGAAGAGTGGCTCAGTAAATTAGAATGGCGTGATGATATATTCCCAGAGATGGATTTTAGAATATACAGTTAA